From the genome of Blautia pseudococcoides, one region includes:
- a CDS encoding type IV toxin-antitoxin system AbiEi family antitoxin domain-containing protein — MTQFEKLDLLLRECGGTIQTFQVINNGISKSMFYSYVKERGLEQVAHGVYVSPDTWTDAMYILHLRCSQAVFSHETALFFHDLTDREPLKYTITVRTGYNPSRLQEDGFQVYTVKKDLHEIGITTMQTSFGRSVPVYDMERTICDLLRSRKNIEMQVFQDALKQYARRKDKNLRMLMKYASMFHVEKILRPYLEVLL, encoded by the coding sequence ATGACTCAATTTGAAAAATTAGATTTGTTGTTGCGTGAATGTGGGGGGACAATTCAGACATTTCAAGTTATAAATAATGGAATTAGTAAATCTATGTTTTATTCATATGTGAAGGAACGAGGATTAGAACAAGTTGCTCATGGTGTGTATGTATCGCCGGATACATGGACAGATGCGATGTACATTTTGCATTTACGTTGTAGTCAGGCTGTATTTTCTCACGAAACTGCATTGTTTTTTCATGATTTAACGGACAGAGAGCCTTTGAAATACACCATAACAGTAAGAACTGGATATAATCCAAGTCGTTTGCAGGAAGACGGTTTTCAAGTGTATACAGTAAAAAAGGATTTACATGAAATAGGGATTACGACTATGCAGACATCATTCGGGCGTTCAGTTCCGGTTTATGATATGGAGAGAACGATTTGCGATCTGCTTCGCAGCAGGAAAAATATTGAGATGCAGGTCTTTCAGGATGCATTAAAGCAATATGCTAGACGCAAGGACAAAAATTTGCGGATGCTTATGAAATATGCCTCCATGTTTCATGTTGAAAAGATACTAAGACCATATTTGGAGGTGTTACTTTAA